The following are encoded in a window of Streptomyces sp. SAT1 genomic DNA:
- a CDS encoding DUF4132 domain-containing protein, with protein MGWLAAGDDHEITLARGRVIARPVSGAAPAAGSRTLPEEIRDRPEVIELQRFAEWLERHAADCAARVDTWMVSSLPVPTALLAQVWPDEAWRAALRDLVVTGEHPGDIGFLRDASPSGRLLLVAPDGGTRHLSAPAVTVPHPVLLPGLPALRAQATALGAVQGVEQLHRAVWHKPAATDHGTRAVEEFAGAEYSSWFRLAAHATALGYKVTGTYVTDRVREAGRVVTASVAIGDPYTEERARTGGLTWGDRPGAAMAPTDVGPVAWSEGMRMAAALHAGGRVPAEDTA; from the coding sequence ATGGGCTGGCTGGCGGCGGGCGACGACCACGAGATCACCCTCGCCCGGGGGCGGGTGATCGCGCGGCCCGTGTCCGGCGCGGCCCCGGCGGCGGGGTCGCGGACCCTGCCGGAGGAGATACGGGACCGGCCCGAGGTGATCGAGCTGCAGCGGTTCGCCGAGTGGCTGGAGCGGCACGCCGCCGACTGCGCGGCGCGGGTCGACACCTGGATGGTGTCCTCGCTGCCGGTGCCCACCGCGCTGCTGGCCCAGGTGTGGCCCGACGAGGCATGGCGGGCGGCGCTGCGCGATCTCGTCGTGACCGGCGAACACCCCGGCGACATCGGTTTCCTGAGGGACGCCTCCCCCTCCGGGCGGCTGCTGCTGGTCGCCCCGGACGGCGGGACGCGCCACCTCTCCGCGCCCGCCGTGACCGTGCCGCACCCGGTCCTGCTCCCCGGCCTGCCCGCCCTGCGCGCACAGGCCACCGCACTCGGCGCCGTCCAGGGCGTGGAGCAACTGCACCGCGCCGTATGGCACAAGCCCGCCGCGACCGACCACGGCACCCGCGCCGTCGAGGAGTTCGCGGGCGCCGAGTACAGCTCCTGGTTCCGTCTCGCCGCCCACGCCACCGCGCTCGGCTACAAGGTCACCGGGACGTACGTCACCGACCGCGTACGCGAGGCGGGACGGGTCGTCACCGCGTCCGTCGCGATCGGCGACCCCTACACCGAGGAGCGTGCCCGGACCGGCGGACTGACCTGGGGCGACCGCCCCGGCGCCGCCATGGCGCCGACGGACGTCGGCCCGGTGGCCTGGTCCGAGGGCATGCGCATGGCCGCCGCCCTGCACGCGGGCGGCCGTGTCCCGGCCGAGGACACCGCATGA
- a CDS encoding nuclear transport factor 2 family protein: MTDPTTAHDGVRAAVEAYVSAVCAGDPQAVREAFRPEAYMWGYLGPELVSAPIGAFCQVVAADSGERAWTRTYTYAVRSIEVSGEVAVAVLEEHGYQGEDFTNHFSLVREDGQWRIASKTFFRTGSPVT, translated from the coding sequence ATGACCGACCCCACCACCGCGCACGACGGTGTCCGGGCCGCCGTGGAAGCGTATGTCTCGGCGGTGTGCGCCGGGGACCCGCAGGCCGTACGCGAAGCCTTCCGGCCCGAGGCGTACATGTGGGGCTACCTCGGCCCGGAACTGGTCTCCGCCCCGATCGGGGCGTTCTGCCAGGTCGTCGCGGCCGACTCGGGCGAGCGCGCCTGGACCCGGACGTACACGTACGCCGTCCGCTCGATCGAGGTGAGCGGCGAGGTGGCGGTGGCCGTGCTGGAGGAACACGGCTACCAGGGCGAGGACTTCACCAACCACTTCTCCCTGGTCCGCGAGGACGGGCAGTGGCGGATCGCGTCGAAGACGTTCTTCCGCACAGGGAGCCCCGTGACGTGA
- a CDS encoding aldehyde dehydrogenase family protein has product MNVRGQLYIDGEWTAAADGAEFTTRDPATGTVLGTCAQAGQPEVDAAVDAAARALTDPAWAALTAADRARLLWRVAELIERDAELLAELETRDQGQPLQVARGVSVAGAAEHFRYYAGWVTKIQGAVSPVSFPGTLHFTRREPVGVCALITPWNFPLMIAAWKLAPALACGNTVVLKPAEQTPLTALHLVRLCAEAGLPPGTVNLLTGGPATGRALVAHPGVDKVSFTGSTEVGQEIVRASADDLKRVTLELGGKAPSIIARDADIDAAVRGNVQGALLNSGQVCAAYSRFYVDRRRAQEFTEKLAAAVAALRLGPGMSPDTQLGPLVTEEHLRRVDTMVKEGVAAGAEVVTGGERADGPLEHGNFYRPTVFASVRDDMAVARQEVFGPVLPVLTYEDDEELAVRANDTRYGLAAAVWTRDLSTAHRLAAEVRAGAVFVNMPPVPDPAAPWGGFRSSGWGREMGSYALDVFTETKGVWIHHG; this is encoded by the coding sequence ATGAATGTGCGAGGCCAGCTCTACATCGACGGGGAGTGGACGGCCGCCGCGGACGGCGCGGAGTTCACCACCCGCGACCCGGCCACCGGGACGGTCCTGGGCACCTGCGCCCAGGCCGGACAGCCGGAGGTGGACGCCGCCGTCGACGCCGCCGCGCGGGCGCTGACCGACCCCGCGTGGGCCGCGCTCACCGCGGCGGACCGCGCGAGGCTGCTGTGGCGCGTCGCCGAACTCATCGAGCGCGACGCCGAGTTGCTCGCCGAGCTGGAGACCCGCGACCAGGGGCAGCCGCTCCAGGTCGCCCGCGGGGTGAGCGTCGCCGGGGCGGCCGAGCATTTCCGCTACTACGCCGGCTGGGTCACGAAGATCCAGGGCGCGGTCAGCCCGGTCTCCTTCCCCGGCACTCTGCACTTCACCCGCCGCGAACCGGTCGGGGTGTGCGCGCTCATCACCCCCTGGAACTTCCCGCTGATGATCGCGGCGTGGAAGCTGGCCCCCGCGCTGGCCTGCGGCAACACCGTCGTCCTGAAACCGGCCGAACAGACCCCGCTGACCGCCCTGCACCTGGTGCGGCTCTGCGCGGAGGCCGGCCTGCCCCCGGGCACGGTCAACCTCCTCACCGGCGGCCCCGCCACCGGCCGGGCCCTCGTGGCGCACCCCGGCGTGGACAAGGTCTCCTTCACCGGCTCCACCGAGGTGGGACAGGAGATCGTCCGCGCCTCGGCCGACGACCTGAAACGGGTCACCCTGGAACTGGGCGGCAAGGCACCCAGCATCATCGCCCGCGACGCCGACATCGACGCCGCCGTCCGGGGCAACGTCCAGGGCGCGCTGCTCAACAGCGGCCAGGTCTGCGCCGCCTACTCCCGCTTCTACGTGGACCGCCGCCGCGCCCAGGAGTTCACCGAGAAGCTCGCCGCCGCCGTCGCCGCGCTGCGCCTGGGGCCCGGCATGTCCCCGGACACCCAGCTGGGTCCGCTGGTGACCGAGGAACACCTGCGGCGGGTGGACACCATGGTCAAGGAGGGCGTCGCCGCCGGCGCCGAGGTCGTCACCGGCGGCGAGCGCGCCGACGGCCCCCTGGAGCACGGCAACTTCTACCGGCCCACCGTCTTCGCCTCGGTGCGCGACGACATGGCCGTGGCCCGGCAGGAGGTCTTCGGTCCCGTACTGCCCGTGCTCACCTACGAGGACGACGAGGAACTGGCGGTACGCGCCAACGACACCCGCTACGGCCTGGCCGCCGCGGTGTGGACCCGGGACCTGTCCACCGCCCACCGGCTGGCCGCGGAGGTCCGCGCAGGCGCGGTGTTCGTCAACATGCCCCCGGTCCCGGACCCGGCGGCGCCCTGGGGCGGGTTCCGCTCCAGTGGCTGGGGCCGCGAGATGGGCTCCTACGCGCTGGACGTGTTCACCGAGACGAAGGGTGTGTGGATCCACCATGGCTGA
- a CDS encoding TetR/AcrR family transcriptional regulator: MPKIIDHDQRRREIVAVARKLIVQGGFEAATMRSIVAEAGFANGALKRYFPSKDSIVAATFESVLAEMNERMTAAGEPAPDPEEALRHDIEATLPLDRYRIDGARVLLALWEHSVANEELAELYRDHLRRWRRLLAARIAAARGRGEPPDDPAVTGLAGEVIGLTIGANVTALMFPDGALVPEHRAHVDRLMRDITGD; the protein is encoded by the coding sequence ATGCCGAAGATCATCGATCATGACCAGCGGCGGCGCGAGATCGTCGCGGTCGCCAGGAAACTCATCGTCCAGGGCGGGTTCGAGGCCGCGACGATGAGAAGCATCGTCGCCGAGGCGGGCTTCGCCAACGGCGCCCTCAAACGCTACTTCCCCAGCAAGGACAGCATCGTCGCGGCCACCTTCGAGAGCGTGCTGGCGGAGATGAACGAACGGATGACAGCAGCCGGTGAACCGGCCCCCGACCCCGAGGAGGCACTGCGCCACGACATCGAGGCGACCCTGCCGCTCGACCGGTACCGCATCGACGGCGCCCGCGTGCTGCTCGCCCTGTGGGAGCACTCGGTGGCCAACGAGGAACTCGCCGAGCTGTACCGCGACCACCTGCGCCGGTGGCGCCGGCTGCTCGCCGCCCGTATCGCCGCGGCACGCGGCCGGGGAGAGCCGCCCGACGACCCGGCCGTGACCGGCCTCGCCGGGGAGGTCATCGGCCTGACCATCGGCGCCAACGTCACCGCCCTGATGTTCCCCGACGGCGCGCTCGTCCCTGAACACCGCGCCCACGTCGACCGGTTGATGCGCGACATCACCGGCGACTGA
- a CDS encoding ATP-binding cassette domain-containing protein: MTTDTHGDALLEVDDVVVDYHRGRTTFRALKGISMKIGAGECVGLVGESGSGKSTLGKAILGLAPVTSGTIRFDGRDITHAKGAERRRLAADLQVVFQDPYGSLDPTLTVGQILAEPLTASGTGRAEARRAVAEMLDHVRLPADTVTRYPSEFSGGQRQRVAIARALVRRPRLIVCDEPVSALDLTTQAAVIDLFIDIQRETGVSYLFVSHDLGVVRRICHRVSVMYQGECVESGPNETVTRDPGHPYTRRLLLASPVADPARQAERRRSWLGLRAVRASPVP; the protein is encoded by the coding sequence ATGACCACGGACACCCACGGGGACGCGCTGCTCGAAGTGGACGACGTCGTCGTCGACTACCACCGCGGACGCACCACGTTCCGCGCGCTCAAGGGCATCTCCATGAAGATCGGCGCGGGCGAGTGCGTCGGCCTGGTCGGCGAGAGCGGATCGGGCAAGTCGACCCTCGGCAAGGCCATCCTCGGCCTCGCCCCGGTCACCTCCGGCACCATCCGCTTCGACGGCCGCGACATCACCCACGCCAAGGGAGCCGAACGGCGCCGCCTGGCCGCCGACCTCCAGGTCGTCTTCCAGGACCCCTACGGCTCACTGGACCCCACCCTCACCGTCGGCCAGATCCTCGCCGAACCCCTCACCGCGTCCGGCACCGGCCGGGCCGAGGCGCGCAGGGCGGTGGCCGAGATGCTCGACCACGTACGCCTGCCCGCGGACACCGTCACGCGTTACCCCAGCGAGTTCTCCGGCGGCCAGCGCCAGCGCGTCGCCATCGCCCGCGCGCTGGTGCGCCGCCCGCGCCTGATCGTCTGCGACGAACCCGTCAGCGCGCTCGACCTCACCACCCAGGCGGCGGTGATCGACCTCTTCATCGACATCCAGCGCGAGACCGGCGTCTCCTACCTGTTCGTCTCCCACGACCTGGGCGTGGTCCGGCGCATCTGCCACCGGGTCTCGGTCATGTACCAGGGCGAGTGCGTGGAGTCCGGACCCAACGAGACCGTCACCCGTGACCCGGGACACCCCTACACCCGCAGGCTGTTGCTGGCCTCCCCGGTGGCCGACCCGGCGCGGCAGGCCGAGCGCAGGAGAAGCTGGCTCGGGCTGCGAGCGGTGAGAGCCTCCCCCGTACCGTAG
- a CDS encoding dipeptide/oligopeptide/nickel ABC transporter permease/ATP-binding protein, whose protein sequence is MTEAAFPATPEPVQARQRLWSRYLRRPVGVAALAVFLLVVLVGLFAPLLAPHDPNFVDFNLTQAPPGHGHLMGGDSAGRDIFSRLLYGARTTLYGAAVACLAGALLGVPAGVAAGYFGGPADRIFSWISDAAQSVPGMIVLLIVAAGTGADFTVLMITVGAFMAPGYYRISRSRALAVRKEPYIDAARVAGLTHTQILRAHMLRAVYAPVIIQSALTAGIAMGLQTGLQFLGIGTAANPDWGQMMNDGFRTMLTHPLILLWPSAALGITIAALAFMGSTLADLVNSRTAPAPRRSRAAAPPRQEGGATGELLHSAADSALRIENLRVTYRTPHGDKQVVHGVSLDVAPGEVLGIVGESGSGKSQTVFSALDLLPADGTATADGIWVGGSEAGSLPRAKRHALLGTRIGYVPQEPMSNLDPCYTIGHQLTEPLRAVHGLSKAEAGERARAILERVGITDPDRVLASYPHQISGGMAQRVLIAGAVSGNPGLLVADEPTTALDVTVQAEVLELLRELQAEYGMALVIVTHNFGVVADICDRVAVMKDGRIIETGPVEQIFGDPGDPYTAELIRASQDDTESRADLDAAWNTAGRTVHS, encoded by the coding sequence ATGACCGAAGCCGCGTTCCCCGCCACACCCGAGCCCGTCCAGGCCAGACAGCGCCTCTGGTCGCGCTATTTGCGCCGCCCCGTCGGCGTCGCCGCGCTCGCCGTCTTCCTCCTCGTCGTCCTCGTGGGCCTGTTCGCGCCGCTGCTCGCCCCGCACGACCCCAACTTCGTCGACTTCAACCTCACCCAGGCCCCGCCCGGCCACGGCCACCTGATGGGCGGCGACTCCGCCGGCCGCGACATCTTCAGCCGGCTCCTGTACGGCGCGCGCACCACGCTGTACGGCGCCGCCGTCGCCTGCCTCGCCGGAGCCCTGCTCGGTGTCCCCGCGGGCGTGGCCGCCGGCTACTTCGGCGGCCCGGCCGACCGGATCTTCTCCTGGATCAGCGACGCCGCGCAGTCCGTGCCCGGCATGATCGTCCTGCTCATCGTCGCCGCGGGCACCGGCGCCGACTTCACCGTGCTGATGATCACCGTCGGCGCCTTCATGGCACCCGGCTACTACCGCATCTCCCGCTCCAGGGCGCTCGCCGTGCGCAAGGAGCCGTACATCGACGCGGCCCGCGTGGCGGGCCTCACCCACACCCAGATCCTGCGCGCCCACATGCTGCGGGCCGTCTACGCACCCGTCATCATCCAGTCCGCGCTGACCGCCGGCATCGCCATGGGCCTGCAGACCGGCCTCCAGTTCCTCGGCATCGGCACCGCGGCGAACCCCGACTGGGGACAGATGATGAACGACGGGTTCCGCACCATGCTGACCCACCCGCTCATCCTGCTGTGGCCCTCGGCCGCCCTCGGCATCACCATCGCCGCCCTCGCCTTCATGGGCTCCACCCTCGCCGACCTGGTGAACTCGCGCACCGCACCGGCCCCCCGGCGCTCCCGCGCGGCCGCGCCGCCCCGCCAGGAGGGCGGCGCCACCGGCGAGTTGCTGCACTCGGCGGCGGACAGCGCGCTCAGGATCGAGAACCTCCGCGTCACCTACCGCACTCCGCACGGCGACAAGCAGGTCGTGCACGGAGTGAGCCTGGACGTCGCACCCGGCGAAGTGCTCGGCATCGTCGGCGAGTCCGGCTCGGGCAAGTCGCAGACCGTCTTCTCCGCGCTGGACCTGCTCCCGGCCGACGGCACCGCCACCGCCGACGGCATCTGGGTCGGCGGCAGCGAGGCCGGCTCGCTCCCGCGCGCCAAGCGCCACGCCCTGCTCGGCACCCGCATCGGCTACGTGCCCCAGGAGCCGATGAGCAACCTCGACCCCTGCTACACCATCGGCCACCAGCTGACCGAACCCCTGCGCGCGGTGCACGGGCTGTCCAAGGCCGAGGCGGGGGAGCGGGCCCGCGCGATCCTCGAACGCGTCGGCATCACCGACCCCGACCGGGTGCTGGCCTCCTACCCGCACCAGATCTCCGGCGGCATGGCGCAGCGCGTCCTCATCGCGGGCGCGGTCTCCGGCAACCCCGGCCTGCTGGTCGCCGACGAACCGACCACCGCGCTGGACGTCACCGTCCAGGCGGAAGTCCTCGAACTCCTCCGCGAGTTGCAGGCCGAGTACGGGATGGCCCTGGTGATCGTCACCCACAACTTCGGTGTGGTCGCCGACATCTGCGACCGTGTCGCCGTCATGAAGGACGGCCGGATCATCGAGACCGGCCCGGTCGAGCAGATCTTCGGTGACCCCGGCGACCCGTACACCGCGGAACTCATCCGCGCCTCGCAGGACGACACCGAGAGCCGCGCCGACCTGGACGCGGCCTGGAACACGGCCGGACGGACGGTGCACTCATGA